AAGATTTTGATGCTATAATTAAGATTAATCCTGATGATGCTAGACCTTATTATCAAAAAGGTTTAATCCAAGCTAGTAATAATCAAAAGTATGCAGCTATTAAGGAATATACTCAAGCAATTAACCGCAATCCTAATTATGCAGTAGCTTATCTCCGACGAGGTAATATGCATAGTGAATTGGGGTATAAATTGGAAGCTACCGAAGATTATAATCGAGTTTTACAGCTAAATCCGCAATGGGGCGCAGCTTATAATCACAGAGGTATTCATCGCCTTTCCTTTGGAGATTACCAAGGCGCAATTGCAGATCATACCAAAGCCATTGAACTCAATTCTCAGGATGCTGCGGCTTACAATAACCGTGGGAATGCTAATTATCAACAGGGAAATTATAAAGCTGCTAATGAAGATTACACTCAGGCGATCGCCATTAATTCTAAATACGGTTTAGCTTATTATAACAGAGGTGTAACTCGCGCGAAACAGGGAAATAGACAAGGTGCGATCGCGGATTTTCAACAAGCTATAAGACTCTTCCGAGAAAGTGGAGAAAGAAATAGTCTTAAAGATGCACAGAAAGAACTTAATTTATTACTAAATAGGTGAGAAATCAAACTACAAACCCAAAGATACCCGACTTCTTCAAGAAGTCGGGTATCTGATACTTTCGCTATTTGTAAAAGTCAATTTTTTTAAACGAACCGCCAAGTCGCCAAGGTCGCCAAGTGAAGAAGTTCAGAAATGATTTAAAACTGCTATATCTTAATTTTATTCCTAATTTTGCACTAATCCCAATATGGTTGAGCCAATAATTTCTTCCTTTTCTTTCTTCACTTGGCGTACTTGTCGTCATAAATTGGGAAATATCCAGAGTGCAATTGATGATTATACCCAAGCTATCAACATTGACCCCTATTTTGCTAAAGCTTACCAGAATCGGGGGATTGCTCGCTCTGCATTAGGATATAAACAGGATGCAATTGATGATTTTGAAACTGCTGCAAATTTATCTAAAAAATCAGGGTATGAAACATCTTATCAAAAAGCTAGGAAGCAAATTAGCAAGCTTAAAAGTACCTGATATCACTTTTAACTAAGAACTCAAAGATCCCCGACTTCTTCAAGAAGTCGGGGATCTGATCCTCTCGCATTTATAAAAGTCATTTTTTTAAACGAACCGCCAAGTACGCAAAGTACACAAAGAGAAGAAAAATCAGAAACAATAACTAATCATCATTACTCTAAATCAGGTTCTACACCCAAAGCCCGCAATTGTTCTATTAACCGTTCTTTTTGTCGCCTTTCTTGTGCTGTGCGTTCCCTTTCCGCTTCCGTGGGAGTCAAAACCCAATTACCTGTACTATCATACCAACGTAACCAAGGCTGCTGAATATTATGATAACTTCCTTCCCAAACTCCTAAACCTAACTCTATTTCTGGAATCCAAAAACGGGAATCTGATAAAATAACTTCCGCATAACGACCGCCATCTAATTTAAACATTTTAAATTCATATTTATAACGGTCAAAAATAGCATAATAAGGAATCCTTAAAATCTTTTCATAGACTTCCCATTTTGTCGGCGGTTTTGCTACATCTCGCCAAGTCTGTCCTAAATCTTCCTTCTCCGTTCCAGGTGAGAGTAATTCCACAATAATAAACGGACTAATTCCCTCTTGCCAAACCACATAACTCAGACGTAAATCACCATTTTTATAAAGCGGCGAAACATCCACAGCCACAAACCAATCTGGTCTTTTGTACCATGTCGGATGATGGGGGTCATAATAAAGATTCATATCACTAGCAGTAAATATCTTGTCGCTAGGATAACTAGGCGAGTTAAAACTTTCGTCTAACAAACGCGGTTGTAATAAATGAAAATGATCAGGCAAACCAGGTTCCTTTGGATCTTCACTCATGAGATCATACATTGTGGGTAAAACTTCTTGGGGAGAAAGGGGCGGATCAGTTTGATACATTAGAAAACAGTCCTGTCGAAGTCCTCCCTCTATTATGAAACCTCTGTGTCCTCTGCGCCTCTGCGGTTCGATAAAATTCTTCTCCACTGTTGCGAAACATTAATTAATTGTTACACTTGTCTTTCATTAGCCATCAGCCCAGATAAACAGCGCCTATGGTACACGTCAAGCGCGTGGAACTTACCAACTTCAAATCCTTCGGTGGTACTACCTCAGTCCCTCTCCTACCGGGGTTTACTGTCATTTCTGGGCCGAATGGTTCCGGTAAATCTAATATTCTCGATGCTTTGCTGTTTTGCTTGGGGCTTTCTAGTTCTAAGGGAATGCGGGCGGATAGATTACCGGATTTGGTAAATAATAATCAAACTTCTAGGGGACGGGCTTCGATTGAGGCTAGCGTGACGGTGACTTTTGATTTGTCGGGGGAGGATGTGTCACGCAGAGGCGCAGAGGCGCGGAGGGAAGAGGAAGAGGAGGAATTTCCCCAGTCCCCACTCCCTACTCCCGACTCCCCTCTTGAATGGAGTGTGACTCGGCGGTTACGGGTGACTCATCATGGGAGTTATACGTCGAATTATTATATGAATGGTTTGGCTTGTACTCTGACGGAGTTACATGAGGAGTTGAATAATCTCCGCATTTATCCAGAGGGGTATAATGTTGTGCTGCAAGGGGATGTTACTAGCATTATCTCGATGAATGCTAAGGAACGTCGCGAAATTATTGATGAGTTGGCTGGGGTTTCGGCTTACGATCGCAAGATTATTCAAGCGAAAAAAACTCTGGATGAGGTGAAGGATAAGGAGGATAGTTGTCGGATTATTGAGACGGAGTTGACTACTCAGCGCGATCGCTTGTCTCAGGATCGGGCGAAGGCGGAAAAGTATCAAAAACTGCGGACGGAATTTTTGGCTAAACAGTCTTGGGAGGCGGTTCTTTCTTGGCGATCGCTTCAAGCACAACAAGAAAAATTAATTGGCGAAATTCAAGCAGGCGATCGCACTTCTACTGAATTAATTTCTCAACTCACAACTCTCAATTCTGCAATTTCTCAGAAAAGCGCTGAATTAGAAGAACTCAATGCCCGTGTCAAGGCTTTGGGTGAAGAGGAACTTTTGGCGGTACAATCAACTCTGGCGACTCAGGAAGCGGAACGGAAACAACTCCAACGCCGACAAGCTGAGTTAAATACGGCTATTCAGGAAACTGTGAAGCGGTTGGCGCAAACTCAGCAGGAAGTTCAACAATATCAGCATTCTTTAACGGAATTTGCCCAAACTCAGGTTTTAGAACAGCAATCTATTCTCTCCTGTCAGCAACAACGGGATGAAGCACAACAAGCTTTAGATGCTTCTCGCGCCGCCGCAGCTGAAATCGCCACCGCTTCGGAAGCTTGGGTACAGCAACAAACGGCTTTCAATCGTCAAATTGAAGCTTTACTGCAAACTCTGGAACCCCAGCGTACTGAACAAGCCCAACTCCGGGAACGCCATCATCAGTTACAGCAACTGATTACTGAACAAACTCAGTTAATTGCGACTTTAGAACCAGAATTAGCCGCTAAACAAACTGAATGTAATCGTCTGGAAACGGAGTTTAACGCTTCTAGTGAACCCATCCAAAATTTAGCCGAAAATCTCTCAGCGACAGAACAAGAATTACAAATCCAACAGGAAACCCAAAAGCGACTTCTCCAAGAACAACGGGAAAAACAACGCCAGTTGGATAAAATTGAAGCCCAAGCCCAAGCCCAACAGGAAGTCCAGGGAACTCAAGCAAGTAAAGTTATATTACAATCTGGATTGCCGGGGCTTTGCGGTTTAGTTGTCCAGTTAGGTAAGGTGGATTCTCGCTATCAGTTAGCTTTGGAAATCGCTGCTGGTGGGCGTTTGGGGCATATTGTCGTGGAAGATGACAGTGTAGCCGCAGCCGGCATTGAATTACTGAAACAGAAACGCGCTGGGAGGGCAACTTTTTTACCTTTAACTAAGATTCGCGCTAGTAAGTTTACGCAGGATGCTACGTTGCGTTATGCGAACGGTTTTGTTGACTATGCGGTGAATTTAGTGGAGTGCGATCGCCGTTATCAAGATGTGTTTAGTTATGTATTCGGTAATACCGTAGTCTTTAGGAATATCCAAGAAGCGCGCCCCAATATCGGACTGTATCGCATTGTCACCTTAGACGGGGAATTGTTGGAAACAAGCGGCGCGATGACTGGGGGAAGTAGTAATCAGCGTTCATCCTTAAAGTTCGGTCAGGGGGAATCGGCGGAATCTCAGGAAGTTGTGGCTTTAAAGAGTCGCTTGGCAGATATTGAGCGCATTATAGAACGTTGTACCGAGGCGATCGCTACTTTATCAGCCAGAACCAAAGAACATACCCAAGCCCTCACAGAAGCTAGACAGGGGCGGCGAGAACAGCAGTTACAGTTGTCACAGTTGCAAAAGGATATTCAGGGTTTGACAGCGCAATTGGAGGGGACGCGATCGCAACTTACCCAAAACAGCGAAAAAATTACTGTCGCCCAATCCCGGTTATCAGTTTTAGATCGGGAATTACTAGGACAAGAAAGTGAATTGCAACAATTGCGACAAGCTTTAGCCGAGTTAGAAGACTCTCAAACCCCTAGTGAATGGCAAGAAATCCAAGTAACTATTAAAAGCAAAGAGCAACAATTGCAACAACGAGAGGGAGAATTAAGGGATGCCCAGCAAAGATTAAAAAATTTGGAAATTCAGCAACTGCGATCGCAAGAGAAAATCCAAGAAGCCCAAACCAAGATTCACCAATATCACGAACAGCAAAGCAGCCAACAAAATCAACTCAACACCCTGCAAAATCAGAATTTTGAACTCAACGCTCAAATCAGCGAAATACAGGCGAATCTGAGTCAAATGGAGCAGAATCTGGGGGCAGAAAAGCAAAAACGCGACGCAACAGAACAGGAAGTGCGATCGCAACTTCTCAAACAACAACAACTGCAATGGGAAATCCAAAAACTCCA
The window above is part of the Nodularia spumigena CCY9414 genome. Proteins encoded here:
- a CDS encoding tetratricopeptide repeat protein, translated to MVEPIISSFSFFTWRTCRHKLGNIQSAIDDYTQAINIDPYFAKAYQNRGIARSALGYKQDAIDDFETAANLSKKSGYETSYQKARKQISKLKST
- a CDS encoding Uma2 family endonuclease, which encodes MYQTDPPLSPQEVLPTMYDLMSEDPKEPGLPDHFHLLQPRLLDESFNSPSYPSDKIFTASDMNLYYDPHHPTWYKRPDWFVAVDVSPLYKNGDLRLSYVVWQEGISPFIIVELLSPGTEKEDLGQTWRDVAKPPTKWEVYEKILRIPYYAIFDRYKYEFKMFKLDGGRYAEVILSDSRFWIPEIELGLGVWEGSYHNIQQPWLRWYDSTGNWVLTPTEAERERTAQERRQKERLIEQLRALGVEPDLE
- the smc gene encoding chromosome segregation protein SMC; the protein is MVHVKRVELTNFKSFGGTTSVPLLPGFTVISGPNGSGKSNILDALLFCLGLSSSKGMRADRLPDLVNNNQTSRGRASIEASVTVTFDLSGEDVSRRGAEARREEEEEEFPQSPLPTPDSPLEWSVTRRLRVTHHGSYTSNYYMNGLACTLTELHEELNNLRIYPEGYNVVLQGDVTSIISMNAKERREIIDELAGVSAYDRKIIQAKKTLDEVKDKEDSCRIIETELTTQRDRLSQDRAKAEKYQKLRTEFLAKQSWEAVLSWRSLQAQQEKLIGEIQAGDRTSTELISQLTTLNSAISQKSAELEELNARVKALGEEELLAVQSTLATQEAERKQLQRRQAELNTAIQETVKRLAQTQQEVQQYQHSLTEFAQTQVLEQQSILSCQQQRDEAQQALDASRAAAAEIATASEAWVQQQTAFNRQIEALLQTLEPQRTEQAQLRERHHQLQQLITEQTQLIATLEPELAAKQTECNRLETEFNASSEPIQNLAENLSATEQELQIQQETQKRLLQEQREKQRQLDKIEAQAQAQQEVQGTQASKVILQSGLPGLCGLVVQLGKVDSRYQLALEIAAGGRLGHIVVEDDSVAAAGIELLKQKRAGRATFLPLTKIRASKFTQDATLRYANGFVDYAVNLVECDRRYQDVFSYVFGNTVVFRNIQEARPNIGLYRIVTLDGELLETSGAMTGGSSNQRSSLKFGQGESAESQEVVALKSRLADIERIIERCTEAIATLSARTKEHTQALTEARQGRREQQLQLSQLQKDIQGLTAQLEGTRSQLTQNSEKITVAQSRLSVLDRELLGQESELQQLRQALAELEDSQTPSEWQEIQVTIKSKEQQLQQREGELRDAQQRLKNLEIQQLRSQEKIQEAQTKIHQYHEQQSSQQNQLNTLQNQNFELNAQISEIQANLSQMEQNLGAEKQKRDATEQEVRSQLLKQQQLQWEIQKLQETQEKRREELTTLQNQLRETGAELPNPLPEVPDKVDLEELQKELRSLAKRLQAMEPVNMLALEEYERTQNRLQELTEKLQTLEAERTELLLRIENFTTLRQRAFKEAFDAVNENFQSIFAILSDGDGYLQLENPEDIFNSGLNLVAHPKGKPVQRLASMSGGEKSLTALSFIFALQRYRPSPFYAFDEVDMFLDGANVERLARMIKQEAQQAQFIVVSLRRPMIESAERTIGVTQARGAYTQVLGIKLKSSHTSA